A segment of the Thermus islandicus DSM 21543 genome:
GAGCCCCCTCAGCGCCCTTTCCCGACGCCAGACCTCTAGGGCCCTCCGGGTCACCTCTTTGTTCCCAATCCCTCTAAGAAAAGAGTGACTGAACGCGGTAGGCCCCACTCCTAGAAGCCCGTTCCCTGTTTCCTCAAAGAAAGGGCGGCTTTCCCAGTTCCAGAAACCGGCCACAAGGTAGGGGTAGCCCTCTAGAACCCCTGGGTGGTTTGGGCCGAGTTCTCCAGGAAAGAGCTCCAAGGCGTCCATATAAAAGGGAGTTTCGGCGTAAATTGCCGTTCGGGTGCGAATCCACTGAAACTTTCCCGCTTCTCCTCTAGCCAATCGCCCTAGGGCATACATTTCCATCCAGCAGAAAGACCCTTCCGCCCCCAAACTCACCTCCATCCTTTGGTCCAAGGCCGAGGCGGGGTGGGGAATGGTGAGGCCAGGATAGTACTCCAGAAAGCCTTCCACCCGAAAAAAAAGCCTCAAAACCACTGAACGATTTCCCCGCCCAGGCAGAACCTTGGTCGCTGACTGGTTGAGCAGGAATACCCTGGCCCCGGGATGAACATGAACCCGGATCTCCATCTGGTCCCCTCCCATGAGGCCAGGGCCAAGGGTCAAAAGCTGCAACACCAGGCCTTCCCCCAAGGGAAAGGGCCGCAGCACTTTGATGGCACCGCGGCTGTAAGCCCTATGTAGAAGGGTCCGGCCGCCGACAGCGATGAACTCCAGGTCCAACCGGCTGACGAAAGCTGGTTGGGATGTTTCAGTCTCCTTCAAAGAGGACCTCCCGTCGGATCCACTCCACCACGCGATCCAGTCCCTCCCCCGTCTTGAGGTTGGTAAATACCCAAGGACGTGAACCGCGTTGGAACCGGGTATCCCGTTCCATGACCCCAAGGTCGGCTCCAACCAAAGGGGCAAGATCGATTTTGTTGATCACCAGGAGATGGCTTTTTTGAATACCCGGGCCTCCCTTGCGGGGAATTTTGTCCCCTGCGGCCACATCAATTACATAAATCCATACGTCCACCAGTTCCGGGCTAAAGGAAGCAGCGAGATTATCTCCCCCTGATTCCAAAAAAAGGATGTCCAGATCGGGGAAGCGGGCCAGCATAGCTTCCACCGCTTCCTGGTTGGCTGCAGGGTCTTCGCGAATGGCCGTATGAGGGCATCCTCCCGTCCTCACCCCTGCGATCCGCTCGGGGGGAAGGGCCCCCGAGCGTACAAGGAATTCTGCGTCCTCATAGGTGTAAATGTCGTTGGTGATCACCGCAAGGTTATAGCGGTCCCGCATGGCTTTGGCCAACCGATCGATCAGGGCGGTTTTTCCTGAGCCGACAGGCCCGGCCACGCCGATTTTTACCGGTTTCACAATCCCCCTCCCTAGCTCTGAAACAGCCTGGTCCACAGGAAGTCCTGTTGATGTGCCCTCAGGTCCCAGGCGGGCGTAGCGGCAAACAACGCCTCATCGGGGTTGCAGAGCACCTCTTGCACCGTTTTTGCCATAAAAGGGTGAAGGAAGCAAAGCATGCGTTGGGCCCGCTCAGGTCCCAACGCCAGCACCCGGGTTCCGGCCATAAGCAGAGCTTGTACGGAAGCGTGAAGGAAGGCCAGGGCCAGAGGTTCCCGCTCAAGCCCCAGCATCTTTCCTGCAATACCCCAAGCCACTGCTTGATGCCCTTCCCGCAGGGGTGGCCAAGGAAGGCTGGGATATAGGCGGCCTAGAAGGGCCAGAATACGCTTTCCTACCTGCAGGCTGGCCTCCCTGGGCCCCCGTACCGGTTTCCATGCGGTAAGCAGGGCGTTAAGCCGCTGCAGGGCCTCGAGGTCTGGACTTTTCTCAAAGGCCAGCACCAAGGCGGCTAGGTCCAAATGAAGCTGCCCAAGCCGAAGATCGGCGAGGATCAGATCGGGTATCCTTTCAGGATCTAATCCCATGGCCGCGTAAGATTCCAAGCCGTAAGAGTGTACGAAGCTTCCCACCGGGAAGGCCGAATCAGCCAGTTGGAAAAGCCTGAGTAGGGTTACTTCCTTCATGGAGCGCTAGTGGCTATGCCCAGGCAAAGGGGTCTTGGCGAAGGAGCGCGTTTCCCTAGCCATCACAAAGCCAAGGTTCCTTAGCCGTTCTTCCAAAGCGGCATCGTAGAGGATCGCAATCCCCTCACCTGAAAGGTCTATGGGGCGGTGAAGATTGCCGATGAGGTGGCCCACTTGAGCTGCTTCCTGGAGACTCCTGGGATAAATGACGAGAACCTCCTCCGGAGCTGCTACTACCCGGTAGGCCACACCCTCTACCACACAGAGAATCTGTCCTGGTTGAAGCACGGTTCCTGTAGGCAGGGCCAGGTGAAGGACGAGGCCGGTTGGGGTTTGCAAGCGCCGGCGCACCTGGGTGCGCTCCTCCGAAGTCATGGGCAAGTCCACCACTTGTAAACCCTCCGGGATCTTCCCCTCCATCCTCCAAATGTGGGTCACCACGTAGGTTTTGATCATGGTCTTTCTAGAAAAGGAAGTATCTTTGGGCCAAAGGTAGAACCTGGGCCGGTTTGCTGGTTATCTCCTCTCCATCTACCGTAACCCTGTAGGTCTCCGGGTCCACCTCCACCCTGGGCAAGGCATCATTGAGCCGCATGTCCTTTTTGGTAAGCCCCCGGGTTCGCCGTACTGGGAGCAGAAGACGGCGCAGCCCGGCCGGAAGCTCCCCCTTCTCTAGGGCGGCCTGGGAGACAAAGGTAAAGGAGACACGCGTTAGCGCCTCGCCTAAAGCAGCGAACATAGGCCGATAGCGGACAGGCTGAGGGGTGGGAATGGAGGCGTTGGGGTCGCCCATGGGTGCAGCAACGATAAAGCCGGCTTTGAGAACCAGATCGGGCTTAACCCCGAAGAAAGCTGGATGCCATAGGACCAGGTCTGCGTACTTTCCGGGTTCTATGGACCCCACATACTCCGCAATCCCGTGGGCGATGGCGGGGTTGATGGTATACTTAGCCAGGTACCGCCGAATGCGGAAGTTGTCGTTTCTTGCGCTGTCTTGGGGTAGCGGGCCCCGTTCTTCTTTCATCTTATGAGCTGTCTGCCAGGTCCTTAAGATCACCTCCCCCACGCGTCCCATGGCCTGGGAATCGCTCGTCATCATGCTGATGGCTCCTAGGTCATGGAGGACATCCTCCGCTGCCATCGTCTCGGGACGGATGCGGGACTCTGCGAAGGCCACGTCTTCGGGAATGTTGGCGCTGAGATGGTGGCACACCATCAGCATGTCCAGGTGTTCGTCCAGGGTATTCACCGTGTAAGGCATGGTGGGGTTGGTGCTAGAGGGGAGCACATTGGGGTAACCTACTACCTTGAGGATGTCCGGGGCATGCCCTCCTCCGGCCCCCTCCGAGTGAAAGGTGTGGATGGTTCGCCCCTTGAAGGCCGCCAGCGTATCTTCCACAAAACCGCTCTCGTTCAGAGTGTCTGTGTGAATGGCCACCTGCACATCGTAGGCCTCGGCCACGGTCAAGGCGGTGTCGATAACGGCGGGGGTAGCCCCCCAGTCCTCGTGAACCTTAAGCCCGATCGCCCCGGCCAGGATCTGTTCCTCTAACGCCTGGGGCGAGGAAGCGTTCCCCTTCCCCAGTAACCCGAAGTTGAGGGGTAACCCCTCGAGGGCCTCCAGCATCCGGTGGATATACCAAGGGCCCGGGGTACAGGTGGTGGCCTTGGTTCCTTCGGCCGGTCCGGTCCCTCCCCCGATCATGGTGGTTATGCCGCTAAAGAGGGCCTCCCAAGCTTGCTGGGGGGAGATGAAGTGGATATGGACATCAAGGCCTCCGGGGGTGAGGATCCGACCTTCGCCCGAGATGATCTCTGTGCCTGGACCGATTTCCAGGCCAGGTGTAACGTTGTCCATGATGTCCGGATTGCCTGCCTTGCCCAAAGCCACGATGCGGCCGTCCCGAATGCCTACATCCGCCTTGACCACGCCCCACCAGTCCAGGACCACGGCATTGGTAATCACCAGATCCGGGGCCCCCTCTGACCGACTCCTTTGGGACTGGGCCATCCCGTCCCGGACGCTTTTCCCACCCCCGAAAACGGCCTCTTCCCCCGGGGGTAGGGTCCAATCCTCTTCTATCTCTAAGAGGAGATTGGTATCGGCCAGGCGGATCCGATCCCCTACTGTGGGTCCATAAAGGCGGGCACGAGCTTCCCGGGAAAGCCTCATAGGAATCCCCTTTCCCGGGCGAGGCGGAGTGCCTCCTCCCGCTTTTCCTCCAGAGAGCCCATGACCAAGCCGTTCATGCCGTAGACCTTCCTAAGACCCCCGATCTCTACGAGCTCCACTACCTTGGTTTCCCCAGGCTCAAATCGCACGGCCGTTCCAGCAGGGATGTTAAGGCGGAACCCGTAAGCTTTTTCCCGGTCAAAGCGAAGGGCGCGGTTGACCTCAAAGAAATGGGCGTGGGAGCCCACCTGAACAGGACGGTCCCCAGTATTGGCCACCTCGAGGCAGACCGTAGTGCGGCTAGGATTAAGCTCCACCTCTCCCGGCTCGGTAAGCATTTCCCCAGGAATCATGATCCACCTCCTCTCAGGATCTCCCAAAAAAGCACCCCTGAGGCCAGCAATCCGAAAAGGGCTGTAGCCGCAGTTCCGTACCACTGAAGGCGTCGTACCCGCGAAGCCGCCCAAAGAAAGGGGAGGCCCACTGCGAGGCTCATGAGAAACATGCCCAAAAAAGCGCCTGTGCCGTAGACGACCACGTACCCAAGGGCTTGTAGAGGGTAGGTGAGTTGGCTGGAGGCCAAGAGTACCAAAGCAGCGGATCCGGACAAGCCGTGGAGAACACCCCAAAGGAAGGGGTTGCGCAGAGGGGAGCGGCTCCGGTACCGCAGACCCATCGTGCGCCGAACCCGGAGACCTAAGAGGGTGCTAAGCCCCAGCCAAGTCAAGGCAAGCGCCACTGCCAGCTCGGTGAGGAAGCCAAAAGCAGCAGGAAGCCGGAGGCCCAAGGCCAAGGCCACCCCCGCCACTGCCGCCAGGGTAAACAGGTGTCCCAAACCCCACAGGGCACCTGCCAGGGCTGCCTTAAGGGGGCGGCCTGAGGTCAAAACAAGGTTGCTTACCGCAGCCAAATGGTCGGGCTCCAGAGCATGGCGTAACCCCAGTAGAAACCCTACCAGCCAAAGGGTCAGACCGGGGGCGCTCACGGGTTCACCTCCTTCCCTTGGGCAGATGGCCCTGCTCAACTAGGGTGGCCAAGACGTCTAAGATGGCCCGGGCTGCGGGGAATGTGGGAAGAAAGACTCGCATATTCATACCACCCCGCGGGTGCAGGCCCGCATGGGGCCCTGGTGGAAAGTCTCCGCAAGGTTTTTGGAGCCTGGGAGCGCAGTAGCCAAAAGCAAAGGGTATCCCTCCCTACCGAATGGGCTTATGGATCGTTACCAACTTGGTCCCGTCAGGAAAGGTACCTTCTACTTGGATTTCTTCTAACATATCTGCTACCCCCTCCATCACATCCTCCCGTTTCAGTACCTGGGCTCCCAAGTCCATTAGCTCCGCCACGCTTTTGCCCTCGCGAATGCCCTCCAGTACCTCCGCTGTGATCAAGGCCACCGCCTCGGGGTAGTTCAACTTGAGCCCCCGGGCAAGGCGGCGTCGGGCTACCTCAGCGGCCAGGAAGATGAGGAGCTTATCGATCTCACGTTCGGTTAACCGCATGGCGCCCCCTACAAGCTAATCAGCCTACCCACCGTTTCCGGGCTGGTTTCTGAGGTCCCGCCCTCGAGGACCACCTGCCCCCGGTCCATCACGTAGAACCTGCGGGCAAAGCTCCAGGCGAACTCTAGTTTTTGCTCCACCAGGAGAATACCTATGCGGAGCTCCTGAAGAATGCGTACGAGGGCTGCCTGGATGGTGGCTACTACCGAGGGTTGAATCCCTTCCGTAGGTTCATC
Coding sequences within it:
- a CDS encoding urease accessory protein UreD, with product MDLEFIAVGGRTLLHRAYSRGAIKVLRPFPLGEGLVLQLLTLGPGLMGGDQMEIRVHVHPGARVFLLNQSATKVLPGRGNRSVVLRLFFRVEGFLEYYPGLTIPHPASALDQRMEVSLGAEGSFCWMEMYALGRLARGEAGKFQWIRTRTAIYAETPFYMDALELFPGELGPNHPGVLEGYPYLVAGFWNWESRPFFEETGNGLLGVGPTAFSHSFLRGIGNKEVTRRALEVWRRERALRGLPDIDVTRYSSAL
- the ureG gene encoding urease accessory protein UreG, yielding MKPVKIGVAGPVGSGKTALIDRLAKAMRDRYNLAVITNDIYTYEDAEFLVRSGALPPERIAGVRTGGCPHTAIREDPAANQEAVEAMLARFPDLDILFLESGGDNLAASFSPELVDVWIYVIDVAAGDKIPRKGGPGIQKSHLLVINKIDLAPLVGADLGVMERDTRFQRGSRPWVFTNLKTGEGLDRVVEWIRREVLFEGD
- a CDS encoding urease accessory protein UreF, producing the protein MKEVTLLRLFQLADSAFPVGSFVHSYGLESYAAMGLDPERIPDLILADLRLGQLHLDLAALVLAFEKSPDLEALQRLNALLTAWKPVRGPREASLQVGKRILALLGRLYPSLPWPPLREGHQAVAWGIAGKMLGLEREPLALAFLHASVQALLMAGTRVLALGPERAQRMLCFLHPFMAKTVQEVLCNPDEALFAATPAWDLRAHQQDFLWTRLFQS
- the ureE gene encoding urease accessory protein UreE — encoded protein: MIKTYVVTHIWRMEGKIPEGLQVVDLPMTSEERTQVRRRLQTPTGLVLHLALPTGTVLQPGQILCVVEGVAYRVVAAPEEVLVIYPRSLQEAAQVGHLIGNLHRPIDLSGEGIAILYDAALEERLRNLGFVMARETRSFAKTPLPGHSH
- a CDS encoding urease subunit alpha codes for the protein MRLSREARARLYGPTVGDRIRLADTNLLLEIEEDWTLPPGEEAVFGGGKSVRDGMAQSQRSRSEGAPDLVITNAVVLDWWGVVKADVGIRDGRIVALGKAGNPDIMDNVTPGLEIGPGTEIISGEGRILTPGGLDVHIHFISPQQAWEALFSGITTMIGGGTGPAEGTKATTCTPGPWYIHRMLEALEGLPLNFGLLGKGNASSPQALEEQILAGAIGLKVHEDWGATPAVIDTALTVAEAYDVQVAIHTDTLNESGFVEDTLAAFKGRTIHTFHSEGAGGGHAPDILKVVGYPNVLPSSTNPTMPYTVNTLDEHLDMLMVCHHLSANIPEDVAFAESRIRPETMAAEDVLHDLGAISMMTSDSQAMGRVGEVILRTWQTAHKMKEERGPLPQDSARNDNFRIRRYLAKYTINPAIAHGIAEYVGSIEPGKYADLVLWHPAFFGVKPDLVLKAGFIVAAPMGDPNASIPTPQPVRYRPMFAALGEALTRVSFTFVSQAALEKGELPAGLRRLLLPVRRTRGLTKKDMRLNDALPRVEVDPETYRVTVDGEEITSKPAQVLPLAQRYFLF
- a CDS encoding urease subunit beta, with product MIPGEMLTEPGEVELNPSRTTVCLEVANTGDRPVQVGSHAHFFEVNRALRFDREKAYGFRLNIPAGTAVRFEPGETKVVELVEIGGLRKVYGMNGLVMGSLEEKREEALRLARERGFL
- a CDS encoding urease subunit gamma, with amino-acid sequence MRLTEREIDKLLIFLAAEVARRRLARGLKLNYPEAVALITAEVLEGIREGKSVAELMDLGAQVLKREDVMEGVADMLEEIQVEGTFPDGTKLVTIHKPIR